A region of the Curtobacterium flaccumfaciens pv. betae genome:
CACGAGCTCGTGCACGCCGGAGATGACCTCGCTCGGGCGGAACGGGTACCGGTCGATCTCCGCCTGGTCGCTGATGCCCGTCATCACGAGCACGGTGTGCAGCCCCGCCTCGATGCCGGCTTGCACGTCGGTGTCCATGCGGTCGCCGATCATGCCGGTGTTCTCGGAGTGCGCCCCGATCCGGTTCATCGCGGAGCGGAACATCATCGGGTTCGGCTTGCCCACCACGTAGGGCTGCTTGCCGGTGGCCTTCTCGATCATCGCGGCGATGGCGCCGGTCGCCGGCAGGACCCCCTCGGCGCTCGGGCCGGTGGCGTCGGGGTTCGTCACGATGAAGCGGGCGCCGGCGCGGATGAGCCGGACGGCCTTGGTGATCGCCTCGAACGAGTAGTTGCGGGTCTCGCCGACGACGACGTAGTCGGGAGCGGTCTCGGTCATGATGAACCCGGCTTCGTGCAGAGCG
Encoded here:
- a CDS encoding HAD-IIA family hydrolase yields the protein MATRDDVECWLTDMDGVLVHENQALPGAPELIQQWLDDGTEFLVLTNNSIFTPRDLSARLRGSGLHVPEERIWTSALATADFCKSQMPGGSAFVIGEAGMTTALHEAGFIMTETAPDYVVVGETRNYSFEAITKAVRLIRAGARFIVTNPDATGPSAEGVLPATGAIAAMIEKATGKQPYVVGKPNPMMFRSAMNRIGAHSENTGMIGDRMDTDVQAGIEAGLHTVLVMTGISDQAEIDRYPFRPSEVISGVHELVRTEPFEVEL